ATATCTCAAATGCTGAAAGCAATCCATGCTCAAGAGAACAAAGATGAGTCTTTGAAGAAAGCCAAATTCGTCGTAGAACGACTAACGGAAATGAAATTAAAAGAAGCGGCTAAAGTAGTTTCTGATGGAATTGAGGAAACTTTAGCCTATATGGACTTTCCTTCCGAGCATTGGAGAAAGATACGAACGAATAATCCTTTAGAGCGGATCATCAAGAGATCAGAGAGAC
The Leptospira inadai serovar Lyme str. 10 genome window above contains:
- a CDS encoding transposase; this translates as MLKAIHAQENKDESLKKAKFVVERLTEMKLKEAAKVVSDGIEETLAYMDFPSEHWRKIRTNNPLERIIKRSER